The sequence below is a genomic window from Monodelphis domestica isolate mMonDom1 chromosome 2, mMonDom1.pri, whole genome shotgun sequence.
CCAAGGTGTCTGGGTTCTTTCCAAGACGTTCTGGAGCTCTCTGAGAGCCTACTGATCTCAGAGTTCAGCCTACTTGCTAAATAGTCGGACTCAAAGGGTTCTTAGCTGGGTCAATGGCTCCATCTGTTGGTCAAAAGGAAGACCTGCCTACTCTCCTTGGTTGGGAAAAGAAGGCTTTCTCAGAGGTCATTGGCATTTTACATAAGCTAGGATTGTTCTTTCTTATCACATGCTATCTCTCTTTTTAGGAGGCACTGCCCTCACTGCAGGCATCTTCTCTAGGTCTTTAGAATTTTGGGGGGATAGAGGcagatgtatctttttttttttttacttttaaatcccTGAAATTTAGACTCTCCAAGCAGTAGCTatccattaaaaaaagacaaacatgTTCTGAACCCCAAATTCCTCATCTTCAATAGCTCTAACATCCTTCTCTggtatttccttctttttgttccttAATGACTTTCTAGTTTACTCTTAAGAGCAAGGAAGAAGGgtgttcttttcccccctctcttcatGCTTTTTCTAAGAGACACACTGTGCAAAAGCCCCACTACCATGGCTTCCTGCTAAGCCAGTCTGCAATACCATCTCTTACTTCTTCTCTGCCCATATCTCATCCTCTTCCTCTACCAAATGCTACAAGCTATTTTTTAACTCGTGCATTCTGTTTGTCTTGGGAGTCCATTTTCCTGCTTGGTTCTGCCCTTCAAAGCTCATAGCCCCATAGAAAATCCTGGCTGATCACTCttttgctccccctcccccatatatAATACTTAGTCCAAAGTAATCACAAACTATTAGTTTGCACTAATTGTCAAGACTGCTCAGTGTTCTACCTTAGGTTTACcagattactttcattttttatatttcatatttttagtaCTTTATCCTATTTTGGATGTTGCatggggagggggatagaaatTTGATTATTTGGGGCTTGTGTTAACTCTTGATTAATGAGCCATCAATTGGTTAACTTCTCTGGGCCCTAACTGTCTCAGCTTTTGCTGAGCACATAGTAATGGTTTAACTTTGAGTGAATTATTAGAGATGACTGCTTAggtctttttcagttctaaaattctcTAATGGTGTTCTCTGAGTATAATTGGATTCTCGTTAGGTCAGTGATTACTGTTAACACCGAAGTTTTTATCCTTTACTCTCTTTTTCCTTGCCAAATCACAATAAGATTACATATATAATTCTCAAAACTAGCATATGCCTTCCTTGTTGTAAATAACAAGTCTGCAAAGTCTCTGCATCAGAATGAGAATTAGTTCTTTCAGGGAAGCAGGGTCTCTGTTCAGGTTAAGGGCTCCCTGGGTTAATTCCCAAGATTTTAAATCATATCTCTCTGCTATTCTTTTTAGACTAGAGGATCTCCAGTTGTGGGAATAGTTAGTACTTCCCGAAATTTCTCCAGTACTAAATACAGTAAACAGACGGAGTGTAcacactttcaattttattttgaggCTAATGGGGAGGTGGATGACTTGTCTCTTCCCTGTCCTTACAGAGCCATCATGAAATTGAATGGCCACCAGCTGGAGAACCATTCATTAAAGGTCTCCTACATCCCCGATGAACAGATGGCTCAAGGTCCTGAGAATGGTCGCCGGGGTGGCTTTAATTCCCGAGGTCAACCCCGCCAGGGCTCACCTGTGGTGGCAGGTGCGCCCTCCAAACAACAGCCAGTGGACATTCCCTTGAGACTGCTTGTGCCCACACAGTATGTAGGTGCCATCATTGGCAAGGAAGGAGCCACTATCCGTAACATCACTAAACAGACCCAGTCTAAGTGAGTATATAAATGATTGGGGTATATGAGGATTTGATGACTTTGAAAATCTTGCTTAGTGTTGGGGCTGGAGGATAAGATGAAATAGATGAATGTTATAAATCTAAATCTTTACTTCTAAGAAGTAGGCTTGGTGTCATTGATGTATTATGTCTTCCCCTTCAGAGGGCCAGGCTTCTCAGTCctattcctctcattttataaatatcagaTGAGGAGGGAGCAATTGGTCTGGGGTTCAGGAGATATGGGGTGACAGGAAATGATTGGGTGGGGATATCCTGTTACATGATTGCATTTGATGCCCAAACTGATGGATCACTAAACAGGCTTCACAGTGTGTGGGAATGGTTGGGTATTCCATACAGGGGGAGGCTGGATTAAATTAGTActgctaaggtctcttccaacttaaTTTTGATACTATGACTAATACGAGGAAAACCAAGAAGTTGGCTATTCTGACCAAATATTGGGGCCAGTGTTTGGAGAGAGGAAAATAGTTTCCAAATTTTCATGCCAAATTTATTTGTTAGTTACTGAATACAACTGACATGCTTATATTATTCATCTATTCCTTTTCCAGTGATACCCTTTTTTTGCTAGAGGCTGCTGTGGGTATGTGGTGGGGATAGGTGTCACACCCCTCTCTCCTACTTTGGGTTTATTTCAAAATCTGTATGTGAAACATTGAATGTGACCCTTGAGCAGGAGTTTTTaaatcttctttgtttctatatACCTTTGGCAGCCTGGTATTATTTATGAACCCCTCCTCAGAATCATTTATCAATtattctgaagaaaataaaatgttaaatttcagttaatgaaaatgaagatgtcATTTCTCTCTCATCTGTGTTTAGAGACTATTCCTCTCcacccccaggttaagaatctttgTCTGATTAGTATGTCAGCCTTTCTTAAGGCATAGTGTCAATGAGACCAAAATTGGCACCATGGAGTACCTGGTGTTCTTCCTTTATCTCCATGTACTGCCCAGCTTTGCATTTGGCTTTGCCCTGATTCAGGGACTGTATTTCCTGGAGTTCGTTCCAAGTATAAGAACCAGCTGGGGGGATATAATAATCTCTTACTCTCTTATCCCTCAGAATTGATGTTCACCGAAAGGAGAATGCTGGAGCAGCCGAGAAGGCAATCAGTGTTCACTCAACCCCAGAAGGATGCTCTTCTGCTTGCAAGATGATTCTGGAAATCAtgcagaaagaagcaaaagataccAAGACGTAAGACTTTGCTTTCCTTTCTTGGTTGTGGGAAGGTAAAAGCTCATTCCCGTTACTCCTAATTTTCCCTTTCCCAAACCAATATTTGTTGCATTCTGATGCAGATTATTTCTGGCCACCTCTGGAGTGTCATTTCTTACTgcttaatatttcattacattcccATATCATAAGGTTttagttttgttcattttttttttactattatgaAGTTAATTGAAAGATATCCCCTTTATTTCCATGTCATTACCAAGAGTAATACTATGACTATTTTCTTGTAAGTTGTACCTTTGTTTCTATTCCTTGATTATATGTACCTAGTAGCTGGGTCACTTGGTCAGAGGGAGGGAATAGACAAGCCActttttcttgaataattccaCAACTTTAATCAGTTGGTTAAAAAGCATTATAAAGCTCCTATTATATGTCAGACTTTGTGCTAAGCTCCAGAGATAACAAAGCAAGGAGGAAAAACCTCCTTGAAACTCACAGTCTTATAGTGTAAATgacacaaaaataattattacaaacAAGGGtaaatataggataaattggagataatctgaGAGCTAGATatgtggctctgtggatagaaacccagtgttcaaatctgacttcagacactcctagttgtgtgatcctgggcaagtcacttaactgcattgCCCACcccttaactctcttctgccttggaaccctgatatattctaaggcagaggatatgggcttaaaaaaaaaaagaccaggaaATACTTCTTGTAGagggtgggattttagttgagactgaCAGGAAACCAGGAGATGAGTGTGAAAAGGATTCTAATCATGGAGGACAGCCAATGGAAATGTATAGAGTGGTGAAATTTAGTGTCTTATGGAATGTGTGTCTAGTAGGATAATTGAACAGATAGAGAGGGGAGTAAGTAGATTGGAAATGTAGGGGAGGCCAGGTTATAAAAGATTATTAACACCAAAcacgattaaaaaaaaaaacaaaactcttactttttgtcttaataaTCACTCATAAGAGAGAAAGGTGCAAGTCAGgtaaaggggattaagtgacttgcccagggtcatacagctaggaagtgactaaggtcatatttgaacccaggtcctcctgtctctggcTCTAGCCACTGTGCGCAGCTGCCCCTCaaacaggatttttttctttatcttggaGCTAATCAGAGAGGTTTGGGGTTTTAttgaagaaaggggcgacttgcAGTCAGCTGAGCTGTTTTAGAGAGATCATTTTTACAGCTGAACAGAAAATAGACTGGAGTAGGCAGAGACTTGTGTCAGGGAAAACTAGCAGTAGGCGATTGTAATTATCCAGATATGAGGTAATCAGGGTTTGCACCAGGATGGTGGCAGGTTCAAAAGAGAGTAGGAGGCAGCATACACGAGAGATGTTACTAGGGAAAAGTtgacaggacttggcaacagattggatgtggGTGGGGGTAGGAGTAAGGAATTAAGGATAACATCTTCTGTTAAACTGGGTGCCTGAGAAGAATCATATTTACCCTTAAACTTTTAGTAAAGGGGAAATTTGGAAAGGGAGTGAATTTGaggggaaagatgatgagttcagtttCGGATTTTGTTAAAGATATTGAAatattgtgggagtaaaaacaccgatgaaaagcaactgcttgactacaggggtggagaggatatgactgaggagagactctaaatgaacactctaatgcaagtaccaacaacatggaaatgggtttgaatcaagaacacatatgatacccagtggaatagtgcatgggctatgggagaggtggtgggagggtggggagggaagaaaagaaaatgatctttgtttccaatgaataatgtttggaaatgaccaaatttaaaaaaaaaaagatattgaaataaCCAATAGGTAGCTGGAAATGTGAATCTGAAGGTGAGGACTGGAGAAGCAGATCTAAGACTCCTTAGCATAGAGAAGGTAGTTAAGCTCTTGGGAATTCTCATAAGACCACCAGTTATTTCTTAATGATCAATAATTTTTTGTCTATTGTTTCTCTTCCGattctattgattttatttgtgcaaaaagtttttcattttatgtagTAAAAATCACCTGTTTTCTTTTGTGATCTTTGCTATCTTTTTGTTTTCAGTTACcttaaacaaatattaaatgtgtCCTTTATACAAAATGTTGTACAGACCAAGATATAAATGAAACAGTCATTGTGCTTAAAGATCTTACTATTCTCAGAtccttgctagttgtgtgaccctgggaaagtcatgtttCATGGCAGGAAgtctgagtttcagttttctctgtGATAAAATTGAGGTTTTAAGTAGTCAGTTAATAGATTGTTGGATCAAAtgtgatgatatatatatatatatatatatatacatacatacacacatatatatatatgtatttggcAATCTGACAATGTTAAATTGTTATATAAATTGTTAATATTCTAATTGAGGACAAAAGAGATGAAGACCTACGACTCAAGAAAGAGCAAGAGAATACTTTCATttagaagatattaaggaaaaccccacagggGAGGTAGTACCTGAGTTGAACCTTGAAGAAGTGAGAAAATAAAAGAGTGTGGAGATGATGGCCTAGCCCCACTATTGGGTTATGTGGGAGTTTTTCCTGTGGATTGTATTAAGAGGGACAGGCTTATTTATGATTTGACGGCTGGCCATGAGTATTTGAATACAGTTTTATTGAAAGCACTCCTATCACTTTGTGCtaaatatatatatcttctctTCCAAAAGCAAATGAACTGTTAGCCCAACTTTTATGCCTTAAAGTATGCCATCAGTGCCACTTGGAGTCATGCCAATAGGTAACCCTTGTCTTTCCTTACCTGACCAGAGTCGTATTTTAATAGTTCTTCTTTGGCACAAAATCAAGTGATGGGCTAAGGTATATAACATGGTGTTTATTACATTGTGGTTCTCTGTCATGTCTTCTCCTGCTGGAGCCATTTGAAATAGCTCTTTACATCTCAGGTTGAATAAATCTGTTTAGTGAGTGGACTAGAAGTGGAAAGTGCCTATGTGTTATTTCCCTCTCcacaataaaatataagcaaGTTCTGCTTTACTTTTCAATTCATTATCTCCAGCATTTTGCACACAGCAAGTACCTTTTCATTcattgttcattcttttttttttcctccctttcaagAGCTGATGAGGTCCCCCTGAAGATCTTGGCCCACAATAATTTTGTAGGACGTCTAATTGGCAAAGAAGGACGAAACCTGAAAAAAGTGGAACAGGATACAGAGACCAAAATCACCATTTCTTCGTAAGGCTTTCTCTTTTGTTGTTAGCATATGTAGAGAAATAAATTGCTAGGATTATATTAACCACAATCCTTGGAAATGTTGGAGTTGATAGTTTTTCTCCCTTGGACCTCAGTGCTTCCTTCTATTCTGTGGGGGCAAATTCAATCTTGATGGAAATTAATAATATCTTTGGTCACCCCTTAGATTACAAGAAAATCCCTCCcaaataatttaaatacatttaatcTCTTATTGTCCTTCTAACCTACTCTGGAGGTCTGGACTAGTCTTGCCCAGTACTCTAGATAAGGGAAACTGATCCTGAGAGATAGGATAATCTATTtgccttaaaaattataatctaaaacattaatttttcaaGTCTCTAGATTTTTCTGTCTGGGGCTTGGTACTATCCTATGGGAAATGGCTTGCTaaggttctttcttttctttactctcATCAGGTTGCAAGACTTGACCCTTTACAACCCTGAAAGGACCATCACAGTTAAAGGCTCTATTGAGAACTGCTGTAAAGCTGAGCAGGAGATTATGAAAAAAGTTCGTGAGGCCTATGAGAATGATGTAGCGGCCATGAGCGTGAGTATTTGGAGGAATGAGAGAACCTACTAGACTCCCTCTTCTAGATTTCTGACCATCTGTGAGTCTTGCATGAAGAATATAGAGAAATAAGTTTTTCTGGTAATAAACTTTTTCCAGCTTTCTAAGTCAATGGAAGCTAGAAGATGAGCTTTCATGTTGTGTGACTTGAGAAAACTCTTTCTGGGCTTTGGTTTACCCAGAGAAACATGAGAACAATCCCAGTCCTTGCTGCCTTCTTACCTTAGGGATATGTTAAATCAAGTTTTGGAGCTTAGAAGAGAGGTACCCTATAAATTTGGGTAATGGACCTCCCTGAAAGGCACTATAATGTCATGGTTAGAGGATTGGTCTTAGAGTCAGACTCAGGTTCAAGGCCATCCACTGGACTTATATTAGTTATATTTGTGACCATGGGCCACCCTTAGGActcttagaaaaagaagaaatctccctcccttaaaaaaaaaaaagctggggaGTGCTTAATATTATGGAACCTGACCTTAGATTTCCAAACTTGAAGTACTCAGAGAGTTAATGTAAGTGGCTCAGTGTAGGGGCAGAGATGGGGGGGGTCCTCAATTCAGATGTGActttagatatttcctagttgtgtgaccttaggcaagtcacttaaccccaattgcttagctccTATTCCTCTTTTGCTTTGGgcatgatacttagtattgattctaagcagaaggtatgggttaaaaaaatgtgTCATATAGTAGATGGTGTTGACTTTGAAACCAAGGAAATATGGGCTAAAGGACCTCCTCTGACACCTCCTCTCCATGAATTGCAGAGAATGTCTTGACTTACACTGTAATGCAATGTTTCTTTACTTGGGAGTTCTCTATACTATTGAAATCTAAAGCCCATGCCCTATCTTCCATCTCCCATGATTTCTCATTCATATTTTGTCTGATAAGTTTGCCCATAGTCAAAGCCATGTTAAAGTGCCGTGCAAGTTATTTGGCCTCCTAAACAAGAACATTGTGGTGCCCAATCAGAGCCATCTCCCAGATATGTTGCTTAGTTGAAAAAGGAACGATAAAGGGTTAAAAGAATATGCTTGGCTTAGTATTGCCAACACTAGGCACTTGTTGCAATCGTGTCCTATCAATGTTTTGAGAATGTCTTTAAATAGTTTCCAGAGTGGTATAAAGTGATATAAAGAATATCAATTTGGAGATTAAAGAGATCTTAGGAATGTTCTGTCCAGACCATCCctacccattttgtagatgagcaaATGGAAGCCCCGAGAGATTACAGCAGGAAGAAgcagcagagctgagattcatACCATTGGCCTCTTTGTTACTCCACTCTGGTGGAGTGGTTGTGTTTATGTTTGTCTAGGGGATCTGGTTTGAGTCTGGCTAGTTATAGAAGGGATGAGTGTTTTACAATTTTGTATATATGGGGGGAAAATCATCCAGGCAGATTTGTGAAAATATACACACATCCtcttattaatataaatatatggtcCATTTTGAAATCTCGGGAACATGGCTTCCGGATGTATTACCAGGCTGGCTGAATTGTAGGGGAGAGAAGGACCAGAGAACTGACATCTCTTCTCACCCCCTGACATGAGAAGGGCATCTCTGTTAATTGCCTCTTTTTCAACATTTCTTCTTCAGCTCCAGTCTCATTTGATCCCTGGACTCAACTTGGCTGCTGTGGGCCTCTTCCCAGCCTCCTCCAGTGCTGTTCCCCCACCTCCAAGCAGTGTCTCAGGGGCTGCCCCCTATAGCTCCTTCATGGTAGGtagaagaattatttttaagGGACCCTTTGAGACCTTCACAGTCCTCATTCTCCTGAATGACTAAATCTTTCCTTATGGATCTATAACCCAGGGAATTCTTCTACTTCATATTTGAGGGGAGTGGGTTAACCTTCTCCTGTAGGGGCAACCCTCTTATATGTCTGCATTGAAAGTTCTTTTACCCTAGTATCCTCTGGCCCCGAATTGTTTATAACATACCCCTTGTGTGTTAGCAACCTAACATTCCCTGGAATCTCTCTACCTACATAATGCTACATAATGCACCTACAGAATCTTCATGGCCCACAATGAAAGTGTAAACCATTGTCTTTGGGGcggggatggggaaggaagaagaggaaatgtaTAGATTTCTCCTCTGCCTTGGTTTGGGGTGTTTTCAGAGCATTAACAGGCCCTCTTGATAATGTCTCCTGTATTGGCAGCAGGCTCCAGAGCAGGAGATGGTCCAGGTATTCATCCCTGCCCAGGCAGTGGGTGCCATTATCGGCAAGAAGGGGCAGCATATTAAGCAGCTTTCAAGGTTTGCCAGCGCTTCCATCAAGgtgaatactctttttttttcctatcctggGGCAGGACTTCATCTTTTCTCATTCCAATCCCTCCAGACACCTCAGGGAAGAAAATTCTCCCTCCCACTTTGGGAGTTTCTATTTGTCTGTACCCAGGCCCTTGTTGAGGTGAATGGTGCCTCCTGTGTATGCTCAAAAGAACTGTCTTGGGAAAAGTTTTCATCCTGTGTTTTGAGAGACACGTTGGAGGGAtgggttcctttaaaaaaaacctgagaaaCAGTGAAGTCAGAAACATTAAGCCATAGGATCAAAACAGTTTGAAAAGATTCAATGGGTCATCCAATCCCAAATAGTACCCTAACAGGAGCCACTATAATATGTCCAGCCTCCTCATTGCTTACTGTGGGAAGGGAAATCAGTGTCCACCTAGTCATACTTTTGCTTATAGGCAAAACTGTACCTGAGGGGCAGCTTTATAGAGTACAAGCCTGGAGTagagaggacttggattcaaatctgatctcagacacttcctagctttgtgaccctgggcaagttactaaacccCAGCTACCTGGCATTTACctttagtatcaatactaagaaaaaggaaagtatttaaaaaaaaaatcttaccttacTAGCCTCTGGAATCTTTAGGATGAAAGTAGAAAGCATTATAATTTGGGTAGTTTCCTTCCATTAAAGATTTCAAAAGCTTATTGATATAAAATTTTCAGCTTATGCTAGGAAGGCTAGTATTTGTCTCTATTATGGATTTACCagtggaaatatttattttgggATTGGTAAAATTGGGATCCTTTCTAGCAGTGAGTATTTCTGGATTTCTCTTTGACTCTTCTGTTTGGATTTCCAGATTGCTCCCCCAGAGACCCCAGATTCCAAAGTTCGGATGGTTATCATCACTGGACCCCCAGAGGCTCAATTTAAGGTATTTCCACGTCATTGCTTTCTTGAGGAAATGAAGTCTGGAGTTGTTCCAGAGGGCGTctgtaattattgtttttatttttcagtttatctGTCAAATCCTTGCCAAATCGAGAAGTTCCACCACTACTGTCACTCGAGGAGTAGGGCAACAGAAGTTActgttaactt
It includes:
- the IGF2BP1 gene encoding insulin-like growth factor 2 mRNA-binding protein 1 isoform X2 yields the protein MNKLYIGNLNESVTPADLEKVFAEHKISYSGQFLVKSGYAFVDCPDEHWAMKAIETFSGKVELQGKRLEIEHSVPKKQRSRKIQIRNIPPQLRWEVLDSLLAQYGTVESCEQVNTESETAVVNVTYSNREQTRQAIMKLNGHQLENHSLKVSYIPDEQMAQGPENGRRGGFNSRGQPRQGSPVVAGAPSKQQPVDIPLRLLVPTQYVGAIIGKEGATIRNITKQTQSKIDVHRKENAGAAEKAISVHSTPEGCSSACKMILEIMQKEAKDTKTADEVPLKILAHNNFVGRLIGKEGRNLKKVEQDTETKITISSLQDLTLYNPERTITVKGSIENCCKAEQEIMKKVREAYENDVAAMSLQSHLIPGLNLAAVGLFPASSSAVPPPPSSVSGAAPYSSFMAPEQEMVQVFIPAQAVGAIIGKKGQHIKQLSRFASASIKIAPPETPDSKVRMVIITGPPEAQFKAQGRIYGKLKEENFFGPKEEVKLETHIRVPASAAGRVIGKGGKTVNELQNLTAAEVVVPRDQTPDENEQVIVKIIGHFYASQMAQRKIRDILAQVKQQHQKGQNNQTQARRK
- the IGF2BP1 gene encoding insulin-like growth factor 2 mRNA-binding protein 1 isoform X1 — its product is MNKLYIGNLNESVTPADLEKVFAEHKISYSGQFLVKSGYAFVDCPDEHWAMKAIETFSGKVELQGKRLEIEHSVPKKQRSRKIQIRNIPPQLRWEVLDSLLAQYGTVESCEQVNTESETAVVNVTYSNREQTRQAIMKLNGHQLENHSLKVSYIPDEQMAQGPENGRRGGFNSRGQPRQGSPVVAGAPSKQQPVDIPLRLLVPTQYVGAIIGKEGATIRNITKQTQSKIDVHRKENAGAAEKAISVHSTPEGCSSACKMILEIMQKEAKDTKTADEVPLKILAHNNFVGRLIGKEGRNLKKVEQDTETKITISSLQDLTLYNPERTITVKGSIENCCKAEQEIMKKVREAYENDVAAMSLQSHLIPGLNLAAVGLFPASSSAVPPPPSSVSGAAPYSSFMQAPEQEMVQVFIPAQAVGAIIGKKGQHIKQLSRFASASIKIAPPETPDSKVRMVIITGPPEAQFKAQGRIYGKLKEENFFGPKEEVKLETHIRVPASAAGRVIGKGGKTVNELQNLTAAEVVVPRDQTPDENEQVIVKIIGHFYASQMAQRKIRDILAQVKQQHQKGQNNQTQARRK